gaatcccaccgtaccttctccgctgtgcaatccagtttccgagctggtcatgggtgcacctcagccacgctcaaggtactaaacgatatcataaccgccatcgataaaagacagtactgtgcagccgtcttcatcgacctggccaaggctttcgactctgtcaatcaccgtattcttatcggcagactcaacagccttggtttctcaaatgactgtctcgcctggttcaccaactacttcgcagacagagttcagtgtgtcaaattggaaggCCTGTtgcccggacctctggcagtctctatgggagtaccacagggttcaattctcaagccgactcttttctctgtatacatcaatgatgtcgctcttgctgctggtgagtctctgatccacctctacgcagacgacactattctgtatacttctggcccttcttttgacactgtgttaacaaccctccaggcgagcttcaatgccatacaactctcctaccgtggtctccaactgctcttaaatacaagtaaaactaaatgcctgctcttcaaccgatcgctgcctgcacctgcccgcctgtccaacatcactactctggacggctctgacttagaatatgtggacaactacaaatacctaggtgtctggttagactgtaaactctccttccagactcacatcaaacatctccaatccaaagttaaatctagaattggcttcctattccgcaacaaagcatccttcactcatgctgccaaacatacccttgtaaaactgaccatcctaccaatcctcgacttcggtgatgtcatttacaaaatagcctccaaaaccctactcaataaattggatgcagtctatcacagtgccatccgttttgtcaccaaagccccatatactacccaccactgcgacctgtacactctcgttggctggccctcgcttcatactcgtcgccaaacccactggctccaggtcatctacaagaccctgctaggtaaagtccccccttatctcagctcgctggtcaccatagcagcacccacctgtagcacgcactccagcaggtatatctctctggtcacccccaaaaccaattcttcctttggccgcctctccttccagttctctgctgccaatgactggaacgaactacaaaaatctctgaaactggaaacacttatctccctcactagctttaagcaccagctgtcagagcagctcatagattactgcacctgtacatagcccatctataatttagcccaaacaactacctctttacctactgtatttatttatttattttgctcctttgcaccccattatttctgtctctactttgcactttcttccactgcaaaccaaccattccagtgtttctttacttgctatattgtatttacttcgccaccatggccttttttatatttttatttatatatatatatattttgtttgccttcacctcccttatctcacctcacttgctcacattgtatatagacttatttttcactgtattattgactgtatgtttgttttactccatgtgtaactatgtgttgttgtatgtgtcgaactgctttgctttatcttggccaggtcgcaattgtaaatgagaacgtgttctcaatttgcctacctggttaaataaaggtgaaataaaataaataaataaaagatacaaTGATACGATGTCTATCTAAGTATATGGTTACGGAGAATAGTCCCATATGAGATGGTTAGGTCACGTCATCCCCTTTCGTGTTGTCGTCGTGGCAACAGGTCGGGAACAGCTCCTGAGTGAAGGCGAGGCATGCAGCCGTGTCTGCCCGTCTCCGTAGTTCGTCAGTTTTCCAGCCTCGTAGTCCAGCAGCATTCTAATGCGGGAGTGGTGACAGTGGCCATCCACCGCttccaggtgtaacagtataactttagtccgtcccctcgccccgacccgggcgcgaaccagggaccctctgcacacatcaacaacagtcacccacgaagcatcgttacccatcgctccacaaaagcctcggcccttgcagagcaaggggaaccactacttcaaggtttcagagcaagtgacgtcaccgactgaaaggctgctagcgcgcaccactgctacctagctagccatttcacatcggttacacaggcACCCATTGTGCCAGGTGCTCAGCTGGCGCTCATCCAGCTGGAGGCTCTAGGGAAGCTCGTTCATTCCCACCATACACCGTTTCCCCTTTTCCTTCCTGGGGATGCCCTCGTACGTTCTCCTGGGAGATGAGCAGGTGATCGTTGGCCGTGCAAGGGTCAAAGGTCAGAgtgcagcggtctgaggaggAGGGCGAAGGGCACATGTGAGAAGACAATTAGGTGTACATAATATCTATGATAGTTTTATGTTAAAGTAAGGAACAACCACATACATTCGCTGAGGTCCTGCTTCCCAGCTAGGTTACATGGAGCAGCTGGACTGGGGATCACAGCCAGGATGGTGCACTTATCCTGGGCTGAACCTACTGAAGTGGGTTGGGGGATGGGGAAGAGAAGGGAGATTggtggagagacacagagacatatttTAAAAGATTGGAGGTTACTATCCCTAACAATAAAATCCTTCATACATTGAGGTTAGGTTACCATGCTTGTCCTGCCCCACAGCTGTAGACACAGCCTCCTACAGGTCCTCAGACACTAGCTGGAGATCCCTTACAGGATGTCTGTCACCCCACTGAGCCCCTCCTACAGTTTAGGGGTCACACCCACTTGAATGTCCTTCATATGACGAACCTCCTACAGAGCAAATGAGGAAAATATGATATATTATGACTTATGTTAGTAACAATACAATATGGGAATTTTATCCCAAAGCTACCTACAGCtaacatatatatttatgtatgtgaTCTATGTGAATAAAGGAATATAACACAGCTGTAAAACTATGAGGACTATATGGTGGAGGCCTACCCATTTCCCAGGAGCATTGTAAAAAGTGGATTTGAGTACAGTGTTTATTTCCCCCTAATATCTTTGAAGATTACACCTAAAATAATTAGGCCTACTTCTTTTTACTGCTGATCTGAGACCATTAGGGTTAAACATTACAGATATAAATGCAATATATGGAGTAGAAAAGATTGCCTGCCCACCAGAATCAACATACGTTCTACATGGtctatttctatctgaatgtaACACCTCAATCAAGCATGTTAATTGATCGTTAAGTCATGTTTGTCAGGTAAAAGGTCATTAGTGGCCTATATAAGCCTCATACAGGCCATGGGAAGACATTACCTGTTGATAACACAGACTATTTTCATGATCATGGGAGGTGTGAGAGAACTGCTGCTCTTTGTGTTGACTGTGGGGGTTGTGAAAGGTTGGTTCACTAATGTTTTATTTGGATTGAAGGGATTTGTTTGGGAAATATGCTTTACTTTATCAGTTGGAGGTTACAATGTGACTGTCTGTTCCGCATTGGTCATCTGCtattattaatatatgtagctATTTTCTGTCAACACTTTCTCCTCAGTTTCTTGTTACCCTGTTGGAAAGTCCCAGAAGCAAGAGCAAGTCTCTCTGCAGAGGAGACTTGGAGGTAAGTGTTTCTTTCCACAACCCTTCTAGCTTTGTACTGTGTCTATGGTGCTGCTGTGTTTGACActcattcaacaccatagagtAACTTAGATGTCTAAATAATGTTGTCAAACCCTTTGATTTTGCTTGTGTACCTTAACCTACGTTTTTCAGAGCTGTCATCAAATGACGTCTCCATTGTGCATGCCCTGGCCTTGCTCCGATCCATAGGGTCTGACGCTAAACAAGACAGAGAAGGTACGGCCTGAAACATATACTTTGAAATCTGTGTTGGGTTCATGTTGCTCAACATTCGAATGGCAATTTGGCCTAGAACGTGTAGAACAGCTGTGTTGCTGTAGAATACCCAACTGTTTCTTTGTTTTCTCTCTAGAGTATTTCAGGACTAATGAAGTAGAATCCCAAGCTTCTCCAAACCATGGTAGCTCTCTGGCAAATGATAACCTGtcctctgacgacgctacctctgaagctgccgctggcccgtctgacgacgctacctctgaagctgccgctggcccgtctgacgacgctacctctgaagctgccgctggcccgtctgacgacgctacctctgaagctgccgctggcccgtctgacgacgctacctctgaagctgccgctggcccgtctga
This DNA window, taken from Salvelinus fontinalis isolate EN_2023a unplaced genomic scaffold, ASM2944872v1 scaffold_1221, whole genome shotgun sequence, encodes the following:
- the LOC129848844 gene encoding polysialoglycoprotein-like: MIMGGVRELLLFVLTVGVVKVSCYPVGKSQKQEQVSLQRRLGELSSNDVSIVHALALLRSIGSDAKQDREEYFRTNEVESQASPNHGSSLANDNLSSDDATSEAAAGPSDDATSEAAAGPSDDATSEAAAGPSDDATSEAAAGPSDDATSEAAAGPSDDATSEAAAGPSDDATSEAAAGPSDDATSEAAAGPSDDATSEAAA